CTTGGGTTAGCGGGACAATGGCGACGGGAACGCGGCAAGTCGTCTCTAGCAGCGTCGCCAGCGGTTGATAGGCCGCCCAATCCAGCAGGAAGCCGCCGACGATGACGATGGGGTAGCGATGCGCCACGGAGTTCCTTGCTCGAAAACGGGTTACTCGCCGTCATTTTATACATTGGGGTTGGCGTTCCCGGCTTCCTATGTGTTTGTTTTTCGGCGAATTTCAACCGTGTGAAGCGAATCGGCTGCGGACGGGTGCTCTGCTCAAAAACGGAACACGCCGACGCCAACAGCAGGCAATCTAGCCCGGTCAAAACAGCCCGCCGCATTACCCAAAACCAATCTTTTCCTAACTATGAGGCCGCTGGCACAGCAGCACGCTTTTCTTTGAACGGCACACGTGGATAAAGGCCCAGCGTTGCTAGAAGTTGTGCGTCCTCATCGTAGTCATTCGTTGGCGACGCTTTGGTTAGCATTATCTTAGCGTCGCTTGAAAAAATCGAATTGGCGCCAGCCAAGAAACACAATGCCTGCGCTTCGTCGGACAACTGTGTCCGACCGGCAGAGAGCCGAATTATCGAACACGGCATGACAATCCGCGCCGTAGCAATGACGCGCAGCGTTTCCCAGAGAGAGACATCGGCTTGGTCGGCCAGCGGCGTGCCCGGTACGCGCGTCAGGATATTGATCGGCACGGATTCCGGGTGTGGCTGCATTGTCGCCAGCGTATGGAGCAATCCGATCCGGTCGTCCACGCTTTCTCCAAGGCCGAGAATGCCGCCGGTACAGAGCGTGACGCCGGTTTTGCGGACATTCGCCAACGTCGCCAGCCGGTCGTCGTATGTGCGGGTGGTCGTGACGCGGCCGTAGTACTCGCGTGACGTGTCAAGGTTGTGGTTGTAGGCGTACAGCCCGGCTTCTTCGAGCCGCCGCGCCTGCGTTTCGGTAAGCATCCCAAGCGTACAGCAGACTTCGACGCCTAGGGCGTTGACGCTGCGCACCATGTCAAGCACCGCCTCAAACTGCGCGTCGTCACGTACGTTGCGCCACGCCGCACCCATACAGATGCGACTGACGCCGTTGGCTTTGGCGCGCTTAGCGATAGCGATGACTTCCGCCTTGTCCATCAGCGGTTGCGCTGTAATCCCAGTTTTGTAG
Above is a genomic segment from Chloracidobacterium sp. containing:
- the bioB gene encoding biotin synthase BioB translates to MSSLPLRYDWTREEIRAIHDTPALELVYRAATVHRAHHDPREVQVCRLVSIKTGGCPEDCGYCAQSAHYKTGITAQPLMDKAEVIAIAKRAKANGVSRICMGAAWRNVRDDAQFEAVLDMVRSVNALGVEVCCTLGMLTETQARRLEEAGLYAYNHNLDTSREYYGRVTTTRTYDDRLATLANVRKTGVTLCTGGILGLGESVDDRIGLLHTLATMQPHPESVPINILTRVPGTPLADQADVSLWETLRVIATARIVMPCSIIRLSAGRTQLSDEAQALCFLAGANSIFSSDAKIMLTKASPTNDYDEDAQLLATLGLYPRVPFKEKRAAVPAAS